The proteins below are encoded in one region of Qipengyuania sp. HL-TH1:
- a CDS encoding ParA family protein: protein MRVLALASQKGGSGKTTLSGHMAVQAQRAGAGPVVLIDIDPQGSLADWWNEREDEYPAFAQTTVARLATDLAILRQQGFKLAVIDTPPAITMAIQSVISVAELIVVPTRPSPHDLRAVGATVDLCERAGKPLVFVVNAATPKAKITSEAAVALSQHGTVAPITLHHRTDFAASMIDGRTVMEVDPESRSAAEVTALWKYIADRLEKNFRRTVFAAPNSQSAMPGVHRPAGGFGRRVAQ from the coding sequence TTGCGTGTACTGGCATTGGCATCGCAGAAGGGCGGATCGGGCAAGACCACGCTCTCGGGACATATGGCCGTTCAGGCCCAGCGCGCCGGCGCCGGTCCCGTCGTCCTGATCGATATCGATCCGCAGGGGTCGCTCGCCGATTGGTGGAACGAACGCGAGGATGAATATCCCGCTTTCGCCCAGACCACCGTCGCCCGCCTGGCAACCGATCTGGCCATTCTGCGCCAGCAAGGTTTCAAGCTGGCGGTCATCGACACCCCGCCGGCCATCACCATGGCCATCCAGTCGGTTATCTCGGTCGCCGAACTGATCGTCGTCCCGACCCGTCCCAGCCCGCACGATCTGCGCGCCGTGGGCGCCACGGTCGATCTGTGCGAACGCGCCGGCAAGCCGCTGGTGTTCGTAGTCAATGCCGCGACGCCCAAGGCCAAGATCACCTCGGAAGCCGCCGTCGCGCTGTCACAGCACGGCACGGTCGCGCCGATTACCCTGCACCACCGCACCGATTTCGCTGCGTCGATGATCGATGGCCGCACGGTGATGGAGGTCGACCCCGAAAGCCGCTCGGCCGCCGAGGTCACCGCGCTGTGGAAATATATCGCCGACCGTCTGGAAAAGAACTTCCGCCGCACGGTCTTCGCCGCGCCCAATTCGCAATCCGCGATGCCCGGCGTCCATCGTCCTGCCGGTGGCTTTGGCCGCCGCGTAGCCCAGTAA
- a CDS encoding SPOR domain-containing protein, which produces MLRVAKAAWLAGAMAAATMVSVPAQADVKTGVDAWTRGDFATAVREWAGPAAQGDPDAQFNMAQAYRLGRGLDADPQQAEALYALAAAQGHVKAADNYGLLLFQRGAREEALPYVSAAASRGDPRAQYLLGIAHFNGDLVAKDWRRAYALLTLANSAGLPQARGALAQMDEYISLEDRQAAQPLAASLKAEAEAARARELAAVDLALGTDAPTGPVVTAPAPAPTTRPAGTPRVAGSTAASAPATAGADYTLPASRPTVVARQDEEALSREAVVVASSPVPSSPAPAPAAVTRVAAVAGPWKVQLGAFGVPGNAERLWSQLAGRSEIAGRTRLLEKSGRLTKLLAGGYATRDQAAAACASLKRSGQGCLVTR; this is translated from the coding sequence ATGCTACGAGTGGCGAAAGCAGCATGGCTGGCCGGCGCAATGGCCGCGGCAACGATGGTTTCGGTTCCGGCGCAGGCCGACGTCAAAACCGGTGTCGATGCCTGGACGCGGGGCGATTTCGCCACCGCAGTGCGCGAATGGGCAGGGCCCGCCGCGCAGGGCGACCCCGATGCGCAGTTCAACATGGCGCAGGCTTACCGTCTGGGCCGCGGGCTCGACGCCGATCCGCAGCAGGCCGAGGCGCTCTATGCGCTGGCCGCAGCGCAGGGGCATGTGAAGGCGGCGGACAATTACGGGCTGCTGCTATTCCAGCGCGGCGCGCGCGAGGAAGCGCTGCCCTATGTTTCGGCCGCTGCCTCACGCGGCGATCCGCGCGCGCAATATCTTCTCGGCATCGCGCATTTCAACGGCGATCTCGTCGCAAAGGACTGGCGCCGCGCCTATGCGCTGCTGACGCTGGCCAATTCGGCGGGCTTGCCGCAGGCACGCGGCGCGCTGGCGCAGATGGACGAATATATCTCGCTCGAGGACCGACAGGCCGCACAGCCGCTCGCCGCATCGCTCAAGGCCGAGGCCGAAGCGGCGCGCGCGCGCGAACTGGCCGCGGTCGATCTCGCGCTGGGCACCGATGCGCCGACCGGGCCGGTGGTCACTGCCCCCGCTCCCGCGCCGACGACGCGTCCCGCCGGGACCCCGCGTGTCGCGGGCAGTACCGCGGCCTCTGCACCGGCAACCGCGGGGGCGGATTACACGCTCCCCGCCTCGCGCCCGACAGTCGTCGCGCGGCAGGACGAGGAAGCTCTTTCGCGCGAGGCGGTGGTCGTGGCGTCCAGCCCGGTTCCCTCATCTCCCGCGCCGGCCCCCGCCGCAGTCACGCGCGTGGCAGCAGTCGCTGGTCCGTGGAAGGTCCAGCTTGGCGCGTTTGGCGTGCCGGGCAATGCCGAACGGCTATGGAGCCAGCTGGCCGGTCGCAGCGAAATTGCCGGGCGCACCCGCCTGCTCGAGAAATCGGGGCGGCTGACCAAGCTGCTGGCAGGCGGCTATGCCACGCGCGATCAGGCGGCGGCGGCCTGTGCTTCGCTCAAGCGTAGCGGGCAGGGCTGCCTCGTCACCCGCTAG
- a CDS encoding DUF418 domain-containing protein: MSQANDRAAIADTAGDDPLPSALAGNRIVSLDFIRGIAVMGILAANIVAFGQPFSAYMYPDGFLVPHSDADDWMWVAQFVLIDGKMRGLFTLLFGAGLYLFMEKAWAKGEGRELQARRLFWLLLFGLVHFYLIWRGDILIYYAVFGLVTMIGIRWAAKTQLLVGLLGYAAGIAMVASFTASPYFIAETALGEQPAYAELREQLAADKQTTLEEGQAERQVIVEGSYPDYVRHNITEHGGDPLFGLFLFALESVPLMLIGMALYRFGLFSGRMNPGRQLRWGLAGIAIGSAVTLLIALWVKGIGFSYWSTLAAFMSFSMLPRLPVVLGLAAVLAVIGTRTSGWLMERISAAGRAAFTNYIGTSLVMLLVFHGWAGGLYGELGRRELYLVMLATWALMLLWSKPWLTRFRFGPLEWLWRCLTYWQMFPLRR, translated from the coding sequence ATGAGCCAAGCGAACGATCGGGCGGCGATCGCCGATACTGCAGGGGACGATCCGCTGCCGAGCGCGCTCGCGGGCAACCGTATCGTTAGTCTCGATTTCATCCGCGGCATCGCCGTCATGGGTATCCTGGCGGCGAATATCGTTGCCTTCGGCCAACCCTTTTCCGCCTATATGTACCCCGATGGCTTCCTCGTCCCGCACAGCGACGCGGATGACTGGATGTGGGTGGCGCAATTCGTCCTGATCGACGGCAAGATGCGCGGCCTGTTCACGCTGCTGTTCGGCGCGGGGCTGTATCTGTTCATGGAGAAGGCCTGGGCCAAGGGCGAGGGGCGCGAGCTCCAGGCCCGCCGCCTGTTCTGGCTGCTGCTGTTCGGGCTGGTGCATTTCTACCTGATCTGGCGCGGCGACATTCTGATCTATTATGCCGTGTTCGGCCTTGTCACGATGATCGGCATACGCTGGGCGGCCAAGACCCAGCTGCTCGTCGGCCTGCTCGGATATGCTGCGGGGATCGCCATGGTCGCCAGCTTCACCGCTTCCCCCTATTTCATCGCCGAGACGGCGCTCGGCGAACAGCCCGCCTATGCCGAATTGCGCGAGCAACTGGCCGCGGATAAGCAAACCACGCTCGAAGAGGGACAGGCCGAGCGGCAGGTCATCGTCGAAGGCTCTTACCCGGACTACGTGCGCCACAACATCACGGAACATGGCGGTGACCCGCTGTTCGGACTGTTCCTCTTCGCGCTCGAATCCGTACCGCTGATGCTGATCGGTATGGCGCTTTACCGGTTCGGCCTGTTCAGCGGCCGCATGAACCCGGGCAGGCAGCTGCGCTGGGGGCTGGCCGGTATCGCGATCGGAAGCGCGGTGACCCTGCTGATCGCGCTGTGGGTCAAGGGGATCGGGTTCTCCTATTGGAGCACGCTCGCCGCTTTCATGAGCTTTTCGATGCTCCCGCGCCTGCCCGTCGTCCTCGGCCTCGCTGCGGTGCTCGCCGTGATCGGCACGCGCACATCGGGCTGGCTGATGGAGCGGATCTCGGCGGCGGGACGTGCGGCGTTCACCAATTACATCGGCACATCGCTGGTCATGCTGCTGGTGTTCCACGGCTGGGCAGGTGGGCTTTATGGCGAGCTGGGACGCAGAGAGCTCTATCTGGTCATGCTCGCCACCTGGGCGCTCATGCTGCTGTGGTCGAAACCGTGGCTGACGCGTTTCCGGTTTGGCCCGCTCGAATGGTTGTGGCGTTGCCTGACCTACTGGCAAATGTTTCCGCTGCGGCGCTGA
- a CDS encoding (2Fe-2S)-binding protein, whose amino-acid sequence MYVCICNAIRESELRRAARHVSGDAEACYAALGKAPCCGTCLDDADDILQEEREFGLVSAAA is encoded by the coding sequence GTGTACGTCTGCATCTGTAACGCGATCCGGGAAAGCGAACTGCGCCGTGCTGCGCGCCATGTCTCGGGCGATGCCGAGGCGTGCTATGCCGCGCTGGGCAAGGCACCGTGCTGCGGAACCTGTCTCGACGATGCCGACGACATCCTGCAGGAAGAACGCGAGTTCGGTCTCGTCTCTGCCGCGGCGTGA
- the bfr gene encoding bacterioferritin: MKGDSKVIEFLNKALTNELTAINQYWLHYRVLADWGVTKLAEYERHESIDEMKHADILAERILFLNGLPNFQAIHKLKVGETVEEILRADLAMEMEAIPLLKEAADYCQDVRDFTTGQIFEDILASEEEHVDFLETQFDMIARMGLENYVQLNSKPVGEGEAG; this comes from the coding sequence ATGAAAGGCGATTCCAAGGTCATCGAGTTCCTCAACAAGGCGCTCACCAACGAACTGACCGCGATCAACCAGTACTGGCTGCACTATCGCGTGCTGGCCGATTGGGGCGTGACCAAGCTCGCCGAGTACGAGCGGCACGAATCGATCGACGAGATGAAGCATGCCGACATCCTCGCCGAGCGGATCCTGTTCCTCAACGGGCTCCCCAACTTCCAGGCGATCCACAAGCTCAAGGTCGGCGAGACGGTCGAGGAAATCCTCAGGGCCGATCTTGCAATGGAAATGGAAGCGATCCCGCTGCTCAAAGAAGCGGCGGATTACTGCCAGGACGTGCGCGACTTTACCACGGGCCAGATTTTCGAAGACATCCTCGCCAGCGAGGAAGAGCATGTCGACTTCCTCGAAACGCAATTCGACATGATCGCGCGGATGGGACTGGAAAACTATGTCCAGCTCAACAGCAAGCCGGTGGGCGAGGGCGAAGCGGGCTGA
- a CDS encoding DUF2721 domain-containing protein, with translation MPLLDILSGVGAFDLIERTSSTLRVQQVVQLSLAPAFLLAGIGAVMNVMTNRLIWVANKIERILNAGEDGDVKAMRAELPALEMRRNYAQRAVMFSTASALAISVVIVLLFVSAFVTTPLGTLVAATWVMCMGLLVAGLASFLMETRTAARRNRERIRERRAAAKS, from the coding sequence TTGCCGCTGCTCGACATCCTGTCCGGCGTCGGCGCTTTCGACCTGATCGAGCGCACCAGTTCGACCCTGCGTGTGCAGCAGGTCGTCCAGCTCAGCCTCGCGCCGGCCTTCCTGCTTGCTGGGATCGGCGCGGTGATGAACGTCATGACCAACCGGCTGATCTGGGTCGCCAACAAGATCGAGCGGATTCTTAACGCGGGGGAAGATGGCGATGTCAAAGCCATGCGCGCCGAACTGCCCGCGCTGGAAATGCGCCGCAATTACGCCCAGCGCGCGGTCATGTTCAGCACCGCTTCCGCGCTGGCAATCAGCGTGGTCATCGTCCTATTGTTCGTGAGCGCCTTCGTCACCACACCGCTGGGCACGCTGGTCGCCGCGACATGGGTGATGTGCATGGGACTGCTTGTTGCTGGGCTCGCGTCCTTCCTGATGGAAACCCGCACCGCCGCCCGTCGCAACCGCGAACGGATCCGCGAACGCCGGGCTGCCGCCAAGTCCTGA
- the der gene encoding ribosome biogenesis GTPase Der, with amino-acid sequence MVPSSSKPTVIIIGRPNVGKSTLFNRLVGKRLALVDDQPGVTRDRRFGNAEIAGLEFQVVDTAGWEDEDPASLPGRMRMQTEVSLEGADAAMFVFDARVGLTPLDEEIARWLRGQSVPVVLVANKAEGTQGDAGIYESFSLGFGEPAGISAEHGEGIGDLFERLWPIIGDKAEAAAETLELSEEDEEALLAGPLKLAIVGRPNAGKSTLINRMLGEDRLLTGPEAGITRDSIAVDWEWHDPRSGEDREIRLIDTAGMRKKAQVIDKLERLSVADARRAVDFAEVVVLLLDATRGLESQDLKIASMVLEEGRALMIAINKWDVAEGASALFNGIREALNEGLAQVRGVPLFAVSAKTGKGIDQMLGAAFDLREAWSRRVPTAALNRWFDDALEANPPPAPKGKRIKLRYITQASIRPPRFVVFGTRLDMLPKSYERYLINGIRDKLGFDAVPVRVVLKSPKNPFQKD; translated from the coding sequence ATGGTGCCCTCCTCCTCCAAGCCAACGGTGATCATCATCGGCCGGCCCAATGTCGGCAAATCGACGCTGTTCAACCGGCTCGTGGGCAAGCGCCTGGCGCTGGTCGACGACCAGCCCGGCGTCACGCGCGACCGGCGCTTCGGCAATGCGGAAATCGCCGGGCTCGAATTTCAGGTGGTCGACACTGCCGGATGGGAGGACGAAGACCCCGCCAGCCTGCCCGGCCGGATGCGCATGCAGACCGAAGTCAGCCTCGAGGGCGCCGATGCCGCGATGTTCGTGTTCGACGCGCGCGTCGGCCTGACCCCGCTCGACGAGGAAATCGCCCGCTGGCTGCGCGGGCAGTCGGTCCCCGTAGTGCTCGTCGCCAACAAGGCGGAAGGCACGCAGGGCGACGCCGGTATCTATGAAAGCTTCTCGCTCGGCTTTGGCGAGCCGGCCGGCATCAGCGCCGAACATGGCGAAGGGATTGGCGACCTGTTCGAACGCCTCTGGCCGATCATCGGTGACAAGGCCGAGGCGGCTGCCGAAACGCTCGAATTGAGCGAAGAAGATGAAGAGGCGCTGCTTGCCGGACCACTGAAGCTGGCGATTGTCGGCCGTCCCAACGCAGGCAAGTCGACGCTGATCAACCGCATGCTGGGCGAAGACCGGCTGCTGACCGGTCCCGAAGCCGGGATCACGCGCGATTCGATCGCAGTCGATTGGGAATGGCATGACCCGCGTAGCGGCGAAGACCGCGAAATCCGGCTGATCGACACAGCGGGCATGCGCAAGAAGGCGCAGGTCATCGACAAGCTTGAACGGCTTTCGGTCGCCGATGCCCGCCGCGCGGTCGACTTCGCCGAAGTGGTGGTGCTGCTGCTCGATGCCACCCGCGGTCTCGAATCGCAGGACCTCAAGATTGCCAGCATGGTGCTCGAAGAAGGGCGCGCGCTGATGATCGCGATCAACAAGTGGGATGTCGCCGAAGGCGCCAGCGCGCTGTTCAACGGCATCCGCGAAGCGCTCAACGAAGGTCTGGCGCAGGTCCGCGGAGTGCCGCTGTTCGCGGTCAGCGCGAAGACCGGCAAGGGTATCGACCAGATGCTCGGCGCGGCGTTCGACCTGCGCGAAGCATGGAGCCGCCGTGTGCCCACCGCCGCGCTCAACCGCTGGTTCGACGATGCACTGGAAGCCAATCCGCCGCCCGCCCCCAAGGGCAAGCGGATCAAGCTGCGTTATATCACGCAGGCCAGCATTCGCCCGCCGCGTTTCGTGGTGTTCGGTACGCGGCTCGATATGCTGCCCAAGAGCTATGAACGCTATCTGATCAACGGCATCCGCGACAAGCTGGGCTTCGACGCGGTGCCGGTCCGCGTGGTGCTCAAGAGTCCCAAGAACCCCTTCCAGAAGGATTGA
- a CDS encoding CHAP domain-containing protein, with the protein MMITVGLEEEGTMMARQVALCAPLCKRQQGSWLNRVNRNRKDRDKLNRHNPAGMRKNLAVIALLACATPALAEDFDNFAAHGAELDAYLQCVPYARDVSGIQIYGDAHTWWDQAQGRYATGSTPRPGAVMAFSAHRNMQLGHVAAVSRVLDSRRVLLDHANWSPINGRRGQIEKDVLAVDVSPNNDWSEVRVWYAPLGKVGTTAWPVDGFIYSDRQPQPRRQIAMAPARKQTSKRFLSAFADFAD; encoded by the coding sequence ATGATGATCACCGTTGGCTTGGAGGAGGAGGGCACCATGATGGCGCGGCAAGTGGCGCTTTGCGCGCCGCTTTGCAAGCGGCAGCAGGGATCATGGTTAAATCGCGTTAACCGTAACCGGAAAGATCGCGATAAGCTTAACCGGCATAATCCTGCCGGTATGAGGAAGAATCTTGCCGTGATCGCCTTGCTTGCCTGCGCCACACCTGCGCTTGCCGAGGACTTCGACAACTTCGCCGCCCACGGCGCAGAACTGGACGCCTACCTCCAGTGCGTACCCTATGCGCGCGATGTCTCAGGTATCCAGATCTACGGCGATGCGCATACCTGGTGGGACCAGGCGCAAGGCCGCTACGCCACCGGCTCGACGCCCCGTCCCGGCGCAGTGATGGCCTTCAGCGCGCATCGCAATATGCAGTTGGGTCATGTGGCCGCGGTCAGCCGCGTGCTCGATTCGCGGCGGGTGCTGCTCGACCACGCCAATTGGTCGCCGATCAACGGCCGCCGCGGGCAGATCGAAAAGGATGTGCTCGCGGTCGACGTTTCGCCCAACAATGACTGGAGCGAGGTGCGCGTCTGGTATGCCCCGCTGGGCAAGGTCGGGACGACGGCCTGGCCGGTAGATGGCTTCATCTATAGCGATCGGCAGCCGCAGCCGCGCCGCCAGATCGCAATGGCCCCGGCGCGCAAGCAAACCTCGAAGAGGTTTCTCAGCGCCTTTGCCGATTTCGCAGACTGA
- a CDS encoding DUF3297 family protein: MSEETKSQTPPDHLSVNPDSEHFKMEALERGVGIRFKGKQRTDIEEYSISEGWVRVQAGKTVDRRGKPLTIKLTGPVEAWFEDMGDEPPVAKAD; this comes from the coding sequence ATGAGCGAAGAAACCAAGAGCCAGACCCCGCCCGATCACCTTTCGGTCAATCCGGATAGCGAGCATTTCAAGATGGAAGCGCTCGAGCGCGGCGTCGGCATCCGCTTCAAAGGCAAGCAGCGCACCGACATCGAGGAATATTCGATTTCCGAAGGCTGGGTGCGCGTTCAGGCAGGCAAGACCGTGGATCGCCGCGGCAAGCCGCTGACGATCAAGCTGACGGGTCCGGTCGAAGCCTGGTTTGAAGATATGGGCGACGAACCGCCGGTGGCCAAGGCCGACTGA
- the tig gene encoding trigger factor, translating into MQIKETANEGLKRAYTVTIPAKEIDERVNSEVKKIAPQVKMPGFRPGKVPANLVRKMHGEQLHAQMVNDMIRESVDKVMADNKLRPAMQPKVEIDEGYEEGKDASLSVEVEILPEIDAPEVDGLELERLTVPVTDEQVMEAVERIASNNKSYKDAAKTKKAGEGDQLIIDFVGRVDGTEFEGGKAENTPLVIGSGQFIPGFEEQLTGVKTGDTKTITVTFPDDYPAENLKGKDAEFDITVQQVKVPTDTAIDDEFAKNLGLEDLAKLKELLRGQLEQETAGLTRTQMKRQLLDTLAAGHDFAVPQGMVEAEFEQIWAQLQQEAAQSDDAEAMLKEMDDEKDDYRKIAERRVRLGLLLSEIGQKNGVEVNANEMNMLIQQAAQQYRAEDRERFVQYVQSEPMAAAQLRAPLYEDKVVDFLFDKAEITDREVTREELEAAIEAEETTEEKPKKKAPAKKAAAKKAPAKKDAAKDADDKPAAKKAPAKKAAPKKAAAAKDEDKAPAKKPAAKKPAAKKAPAKKAAAKK; encoded by the coding sequence ATGCAGATCAAAGAGACCGCCAACGAGGGCCTCAAGCGCGCCTACACCGTCACCATTCCTGCCAAGGAAATCGACGAGCGCGTCAACAGCGAAGTCAAGAAGATCGCCCCGCAGGTGAAGATGCCCGGCTTCCGCCCGGGCAAGGTGCCGGCGAACCTGGTCCGCAAGATGCACGGCGAACAGCTGCACGCGCAGATGGTCAACGACATGATCCGCGAATCGGTCGACAAGGTGATGGCCGACAACAAGCTGCGCCCTGCGATGCAGCCGAAGGTGGAAATCGACGAGGGCTATGAAGAAGGCAAGGATGCCTCGCTCAGCGTCGAAGTCGAAATCCTTCCCGAAATCGACGCCCCCGAAGTGGATGGCCTCGAACTCGAACGCCTGACCGTTCCGGTGACCGACGAGCAGGTCATGGAAGCAGTCGAGCGGATCGCGTCGAACAACAAGAGCTATAAGGACGCCGCCAAGACCAAGAAGGCGGGCGAGGGCGACCAGCTGATCATCGATTTCGTCGGCCGTGTCGACGGGACCGAATTCGAAGGCGGCAAGGCCGAGAACACCCCGCTGGTAATCGGCTCGGGCCAGTTCATCCCCGGCTTCGAAGAACAGCTCACGGGCGTGAAGACTGGCGACACCAAGACCATCACGGTCACCTTCCCCGACGATTACCCGGCCGAAAACCTCAAGGGCAAGGATGCCGAATTCGACATCACCGTCCAGCAGGTCAAGGTCCCGACCGACACTGCGATCGACGACGAGTTCGCCAAGAACCTCGGCCTCGAGGATCTCGCCAAGCTCAAGGAACTGCTGCGCGGCCAGCTCGAGCAGGAAACTGCCGGCCTCACCCGCACGCAGATGAAGCGCCAGCTGCTCGACACGCTCGCCGCCGGTCACGATTTCGCCGTGCCGCAGGGCATGGTCGAAGCCGAATTCGAACAGATCTGGGCCCAGCTCCAGCAGGAAGCCGCGCAGTCGGACGATGCCGAAGCCATGCTCAAGGAAATGGACGACGAGAAGGACGACTATCGCAAGATCGCCGAACGCCGTGTCCGCCTTGGCCTGCTGCTGTCGGAAATCGGCCAGAAGAACGGCGTCGAGGTCAATGCCAATGAGATGAACATGCTCATCCAGCAGGCAGCGCAGCAATATCGCGCCGAAGACCGCGAGCGGTTCGTCCAGTACGTCCAGTCCGAGCCGATGGCCGCCGCCCAGCTGCGCGCGCCGCTCTATGAGGACAAGGTCGTCGACTTCCTGTTCGACAAGGCCGAGATCACTGACCGGGAAGTGACCCGCGAGGAACTCGAAGCCGCGATCGAAGCGGAAGAGACCACCGAGGAAAAGCCGAAGAAGAAGGCCCCGGCCAAGAAGGCCGCCGCGAAGAAGGCTCCGGCCAAGAAGGATGCTGCCAAGGACGCGGACGACAAGCCCGCCGCCAAGAAGGCGCCTGCCAAGAAAGCCGCGCCGAAGAAGGCTGCTGCCGCCAAGGACGAGGACAAGGCTCCGGCGAAGAAACCCGCTGCCAAGAAGCCGGCCGCCAAGAAAGCGCCTGCCAAGAAGGCCGCCGCAAAGAAATAA
- a CDS encoding cation:proton antiporter: MEFDPRIVMFVVFGAGLTLAVTLERWLARYWLSLPILYVAVGFAVWSLPLGLPHFNPTVDGFDAMTLEYATEFIVIASLMAAGIAIDRPVSWVNWRQIWPLLVIAMPLTIGAVALLGWWGLGLAPASAILLGAALAPTDPVLARSVQVGPPGEDQRHDVRFSLTVEAGLNDGFAFPFTYLAIAAVGMTALGGWTLEWAALDLGWRIVMGCAVGWAVGRIGSWYVFEREADSPMEDIDEASESAAEPSYSTSEGLIVLGTLLLAYGLAELVEGYGFLAVFVGAVTARQRENRSRYHKISHHFIDQIEQIVLVAVLFGFGAMLASGVLSALTWPAALLGTALIFIIRPIAGLLAELNCDLPMVGKLAVAFLGVRGMGSIYYLAYGQNHADFAQIDLLWATVSFTILLSIVVHGVVSGPLIRHVENRRAHVHAGQDTSMEALSPEAAKPE, from the coding sequence TTGGAATTCGATCCGCGTATTGTGATGTTCGTCGTATTCGGCGCCGGGCTGACGCTGGCCGTCACGCTCGAACGGTGGTTGGCCCGCTACTGGCTGTCGCTGCCGATCCTCTATGTCGCGGTCGGGTTCGCGGTGTGGTCGCTGCCGCTGGGGCTGCCGCATTTCAACCCGACGGTCGACGGCTTCGATGCGATGACGCTGGAATATGCCACCGAATTCATCGTCATCGCTTCGCTGATGGCCGCTGGGATCGCGATCGACCGGCCCGTCAGCTGGGTCAACTGGCGCCAGATCTGGCCGCTGCTGGTGATCGCTATGCCGCTGACGATCGGCGCGGTCGCGCTGCTCGGCTGGTGGGGCCTGGGACTGGCCCCCGCCAGCGCGATCCTGCTAGGCGCAGCCCTGGCCCCGACCGATCCGGTGCTGGCGCGGAGCGTCCAGGTCGGCCCGCCGGGCGAGGACCAGCGGCACGACGTCCGGTTCAGCCTGACGGTCGAAGCCGGGCTCAACGACGGCTTCGCCTTCCCCTTTACCTATCTGGCGATTGCCGCGGTCGGGATGACCGCGCTGGGCGGCTGGACGCTCGAATGGGCCGCGCTCGACCTTGGCTGGCGGATCGTGATGGGCTGCGCGGTCGGCTGGGCCGTCGGCCGCATCGGCTCGTGGTATGTCTTCGAACGCGAAGCCGATTCTCCCATGGAAGATATCGACGAGGCCAGCGAGAGCGCCGCTGAGCCCAGCTATTCGACCAGCGAGGGATTGATCGTGCTCGGCACGCTGCTGCTCGCCTATGGGCTGGCCGAGCTGGTCGAGGGCTACGGCTTCCTTGCGGTCTTCGTCGGCGCCGTGACCGCCCGCCAGCGCGAGAACCGCAGCCGCTATCACAAGATCAGCCACCACTTCATCGACCAGATCGAGCAGATCGTGCTGGTCGCGGTGCTGTTCGGCTTTGGAGCGATGCTGGCAAGCGGCGTGCTGTCCGCGCTGACCTGGCCCGCCGCGCTGCTGGGGACTGCGCTGATCTTCATCATCCGCCCGATTGCGGGTCTGCTCGCAGAGCTGAACTGCGATCTGCCGATGGTCGGCAAGCTGGCGGTGGCGTTCCTCGGGGTGCGCGGAATGGGTTCGATCTATTATCTCGCCTATGGCCAGAACCACGCCGACTTTGCCCAGATCGACCTGCTATGGGCTACGGTCAGCTTCACCATCCTGCTATCGATCGTGGTCCACGGCGTCGTTTCGGGGCCGCTTATCCGCCATGTCGAGAACCGCCGTGCGCATGTCCATGCCGGGCAGGATACCAGCATGGAAGCGCTATCGCCCGAGGCGGCAAAGCCGGAATAA